The Anopheles merus strain MAF chromosome 2L, AmerM5.1, whole genome shotgun sequence genome has a segment encoding these proteins:
- the LOC121592169 gene encoding xanthine dehydrogenase/oxidase-like isoform X1, which translates to MVLLEINFTINGKVYNVNSTSVPVDTSLNTFIRNHAHLSGTKFMCLEGGCGACVVNLSGAHPVTGDVFSYAVNSCLFPVLACHGMDITTVEGIGNKQRGYHATQKLLAHFNGTQCGYCSPGMVMNMYSLLEAKKGKVTMEEIENSFGGNICRCTGYRPILDAFKALAVDADPKLTAKCQDIEDLTKICPKTGSACAGKCAAAGKTNPNKGLHLSFEEQKEWHKVYNVSDIFAIFESIGDKPYTLIGGNTAHGVYRRSDAIQVFIDINAVQELRTSSVGSSLTVGAGTSLTELMDLLTNTAKQNNNFSYFEHMVRHIDLIANVPVRNTGTIAGNLSIKNQHNEFPSDLYLILEAANATLTILESQGKTSTVRPSEYVTMNMNKKLLLNVILPPLYPSVYVYRTFKIMPRAQNAHAYVNGAFLLKLEGSEIISSNICFGGIDPQFTHAVKTEEFLKGKNLLTNETIQGALKTLAAELNPDWVLPDAAPEYRKNLALSLFYKFALNIAPELNASVKNEYKSGGSVLDRPLSSGTQSFDTIKENWPLTKNIPKIEGLLQTSGEAKYANDLPVFPNELYAAFVLGTKSQTTIVNIDASAALKLPGVVAFYSAKDIPGANNFMYFKGFMGPHDEEIFCSEKIIYHGQPVGLIVAETFSLANRATKLVKVQYGTTAAVRYPTVKDVLRAKATERLHDMPYSTLGEAFEAAPEGAIKVKGTFEIGGQYHYTMETQTCVCIPIEDGMDVYSATQWIDFTQIAISKMLQVPENSLNLYVRRLGGGYGSKGTRATLIACAAALAAHKTRRPVRLVMTLEANMEAIGKRYGVVSNYEVDVQKDGKITKLHNEYVHDFGSCLNESMGHCAEFFRNCYDNKAWKTVAKGAVTDSASNTWCRAPGTTEGIAMVETIMEHVAHATGLDPLDVRMANMPKDLKMYELMPEFRADVKYDLRKKQIDQFNRENRWRKRGIAITPMRYPLGYFGSIHALVSIYHTDGTVAITHGGIEMGQGMNTKVAQVAAYVLGIPMEKISIKPSANMTSPNAICTGGSMTSETVCFAVKKACEILLERMKPIREELKDSPWETVVETSHFKNVDLCATYMYKAEDLQAYIIWGLTCSEVEIDVLTGNVQLRRVDILEDTGESLSPGIDVGQVEGAFIMGVGYYLTEALVYDPQSGALLTNRTWTYKPPGAKDIPVDFRVRFLQKSSNATGVLRSKATGEPAMNMTVSVLCALRNAVLAARTDAGLPNDWVQLGAPSTPDQVYLMAGNSAEQYLLN; encoded by the exons atggtgctgctggagATCAACTTCACGATCAACGGAAAGGTGTACAATG TCAATTCGACGAGTGTGCCGGTTGATACGTCCTTGAATACTTTCATCCGCAACCATGCCCATCTCAGTGGCACCAAGTTCATGTGTCTTGAGGGAGGCTGCGGTGCTTGCGTCGTCAATCTGAGCGGAGCACATCCGGTCACCGGAGATGTCTTCTCCTATGCTGTCAACTCG TGCCTGTTTCCTGTTCTCGCCTGCCATGGCATGGACATTACCACCGTCGAGGGTATTGGTAACAAGCAGCGGGGCTACCATGCCACCCAAAAGCTGCTGGCCCACTTCAACGGTACCCAGTGTGGCTACTGCTCCCCTGGCATGGTCATGAACATGTACAGTCTGCTGGAAGCGAAGAAGGGAAAGGTCACCATGGAGGAGATCGAGAACTCTTTCGGTGGTAACATCTGCCGCTGTACCGGCTACCGCCCGATTCTGGACGCCTTCAAGGCGCTGGCCGTCGATGCTGATCCCAAGCTCACGGCAAAGTGCCAGGATATTGAGGATCTTACCAAGATCTGTCCCAAGACCGGATCGGCATGTGCTGGCAAGTGTGCCGCGGCAGGAAAAACTAACCCCAACAAAGGCCTCCATCTGAGCTTCGAGGAGCAAAAGGAGTGGCACAAGGTGTACAACGTGAGCGACATCTTTGCCATCTTCGAGAGCATTGGAGATAAGCCGTACACGCTCATTGGAGGTAACACTGCCCACGGTGTGTACCGTCGAAGCGACGCAATTCAAGTCTTCATCGATATCAACGCTGTCCAAGAGCTGCGGACCAGTTCCGTTGGAAGCTCTCTTACTGTTGGAGCTGGAACTTCGCTGACTGAGCTGATGGACCTGTTGACCAACacggcaaagcaaaacaacaatttcTCCTACTTCGAGCACATGGTTCGCCACATCGATTTGATTGCCAACGTGCCTGTCCGTAATACTGGAACCATCGCTGGTAACCTCAGCATCAAGAACCAACACAACGAGTTCCCATCCGACCTATACTTAATCTTGGAGGCTGCCAATGCGACACTGACGATCT TGGAGTCCCAAGGAAAGACATCTACCGTCCGACCGTCCGAGTATGTCACCATGAATATGAACAAAAAGCTGCTCCTCAATGTGATCCTTCCTCCGCTCTACCCATCCGTCTACGTTTATCGCACATTCAAGATCATGCCCCGTGCTCAGAACGCTCACGCATACGTCAACGGAGCCTTCCTGTTGAAGCTAGAGGGATCTGAGATTATCTCCAGCAACATTTGCTTCGGTGGAATTGATCCCCAGTTTACCCATGCAGTCAAGACGGAAGAGTTCCTCAAGGGTAAGAACCTTCTTACCAACGAAACGATCCAAGGTGCTCTCAAGACACTGGCCGCTGAGCTGAATCCCGACTGGGTGCTTCCGGATGCTGCTCCAGAGTATCGTAAAAATCTTGCCCTATCATTGTTCTACAAATTTGCCCTTAACATTGCTCCGGAACTGAATGCGTCCGTTAAAAATGAGTACAAGTCCGGTGGATCCGTTCTCGATCGGCCACTTTCGTCTGGCACGCAATCGTTCGACACGATTAAGGAGAACTGGCCGCTCACTAAGAACATACCGAAAATTGAAGGGCTGTTGCAAACTTCCGGCGAAGCGAAGTACGCGAACGATTTGCCCGTCTTTCCGAACGAGCTGTATGCGGCCTTCGTCCTAGGAACGAAGTCACAAACGACGATTGTCAACATTGATGCTTCGGCAGCGCTG AAACTACCGGGCGTTGTTGCCTTCTACTCGGCAAAGGACATCCCTGGGGCCAACAATTTCATGTACTTCAAAGGATTCATGGGACCTCACGATGAGGAAATTTTCTGTAGCGAGAAAATCATCTACCACGGCCAACCGGTTGGTCTGATTGTCGCTGAAACGTTCAGTCTGGCTAACCGTGCCACCAAACTGGTGAAAGTACAGTACGGAACAACGGCTGCCGTACGTTACCCGACCGTAAAGGATGTGTTGCGCGCTAAGGCCACTGAACGGTTGCACGATATGCCGTACAGTACGCTGGGCGAAGCGTTTGAAGCTGCACCCGAAGGTGCGATCAAGGTGAAGGGAACCTTTGAAATTGGTGGCCAGTACCATTACACGATGGAGACGCAGACCTGCGTCTGCATCCCGATCGAGGACGGTATGGACGTGTACTCCGCAACGCAGTGGATCGATTTCACGCAAATTGCCATTTCCAAGATGCTACAGGTGCCGGAGAACAGCCTCAACCTGTACGTCCGTCGCTTGGGCGGTGGTTACGGAAGCAAGGGTACAAGGGCCACCCTGATTGCATGTGCGGCGGCCCTCGCTGCCCACAAAACCCGCCGGCCGGTGCGTCTGGTGATGACGCTCGAGGCTAACATGGAAGCTATCGGTAAGCGGTACGGTGTCGTCTCTAACTACGAGGTGGACGTCCAAAAGGATGGCAAGATTACCAAGCTGCACAATGAGTACGTGCATGACTTTGGATCCTGTCTGAACGAGTCGATGGGCCACTGTGCCGAGTTTTTCCGCAACTGCTACGACAACAAGGCGTGGAAGACGGTCGCCAAGGGTGCCGTTACGGATTCGGCTAGTAACACCTGGTGCCGTGCACCGGGCACGACCGAGGGCATTGCCATGGTGGAAACCATCATGGAGCACGTCGCACACGCGACCGGGCTGGACCCGCTCGACGTACGCATGGCGAACATGCCGAAGGATTTGAAAATGTACGAGCTGATGCCGGAGTTCCGTGCCGACGTCAAGTACGATCTGCGCAAGAAGCAAATCGACCAGTTTAATCGTGAGAACCGCTGGAGAAAGCGTGGCATTGCCATCACGCCGATGCGCTACCCGCTCGGGTATTTCGGTTCGATCCATGCGCTGGTGTCGATCTACCATACGGACGGCACGGTCGCCATCACGCACGGTGGCATTGAGATGGGCCAGGGCATGAACACCAAGGTCGCCCAGGTCGCGGCCTATGTGCTGGGCATTCCGATGGAAAAGATTAGCATCAAACCGTCGGCCAACATGACGTCACCGAACGCTATCTGTACCGGTGGAAGCATGACCAGCGAAACCGTTTGCTTC GCGGTAAAGAAGGCATGTGAGATTTTGCTGGAGCGCATGAAACCGATCCGGGAGGAGCTGAAGGACTCACCCTGGGAAACGGTCGTGGAAACGAGCCACTTCAAGAACGTGGACCTGTGTGCGACCTACATGTACAAGGCGGAAGATCTGCAGGCCTACATCATCTGGGGTTTGACCTGCAGCGAGGTGGAGATCGACGTGCTGACCGGCAACGTACAGCTTCGTCGAGTTGACATTTTGGAGGATACGGGTGAAAGCTTGAGCCCCGGTATCGATGTTGGACAGGTGGAGGGTGCTTTCATTATGGGCGTTGGCTACTACTTGACCGAAGCGTTGGTCTACGATCCGCAGTCGGGTGCACTGCTAACGAACCGCACCTGGACGTACAAGCCGCCGGGCGCGAAGGACATTCCGGTAGACTTCCGCGTGCGCTTCCTGCAGAAGAGCTCCAACGCGACCGGTGTGCTCCGATCGAAGGCAACTGGTGAACCGGCCATGAATATGACCGTGTCCGTACTGTGCGCTTTGCGCAATGCAGTGCTCGCCGCACGTACCGATGCGGGGCTACCGAACGATTGGGTTCAGCTCGGTGCGCCATCCACGCCCGATCAGGTGTATCTGATGGCGGGCAACTCGGCGGAGCAGTATCTGCTGAACTAA
- the LOC121592169 gene encoding xanthine dehydrogenase/oxidase-like isoform X2, with protein MEVIFSINAKPYQINSTSVPVDTSLNTFIRNHAHLSGTKFMCLEGGCGACVVNLSGAHPVTGDVFSYAVNSCLFPVLACHGMDITTVEGIGNKQRGYHATQKLLAHFNGTQCGYCSPGMVMNMYSLLEAKKGKVTMEEIENSFGGNICRCTGYRPILDAFKALAVDADPKLTAKCQDIEDLTKICPKTGSACAGKCAAAGKTNPNKGLHLSFEEQKEWHKVYNVSDIFAIFESIGDKPYTLIGGNTAHGVYRRSDAIQVFIDINAVQELRTSSVGSSLTVGAGTSLTELMDLLTNTAKQNNNFSYFEHMVRHIDLIANVPVRNTGTIAGNLSIKNQHNEFPSDLYLILEAANATLTILESQGKTSTVRPSEYVTMNMNKKLLLNVILPPLYPSVYVYRTFKIMPRAQNAHAYVNGAFLLKLEGSEIISSNICFGGIDPQFTHAVKTEEFLKGKNLLTNETIQGALKTLAAELNPDWVLPDAAPEYRKNLALSLFYKFALNIAPELNASVKNEYKSGGSVLDRPLSSGTQSFDTIKENWPLTKNIPKIEGLLQTSGEAKYANDLPVFPNELYAAFVLGTKSQTTIVNIDASAALKLPGVVAFYSAKDIPGANNFMYFKGFMGPHDEEIFCSEKIIYHGQPVGLIVAETFSLANRATKLVKVQYGTTAAVRYPTVKDVLRAKATERLHDMPYSTLGEAFEAAPEGAIKVKGTFEIGGQYHYTMETQTCVCIPIEDGMDVYSATQWIDFTQIAISKMLQVPENSLNLYVRRLGGGYGSKGTRATLIACAAALAAHKTRRPVRLVMTLEANMEAIGKRYGVVSNYEVDVQKDGKITKLHNEYVHDFGSCLNESMGHCAEFFRNCYDNKAWKTVAKGAVTDSASNTWCRAPGTTEGIAMVETIMEHVAHATGLDPLDVRMANMPKDLKMYELMPEFRADVKYDLRKKQIDQFNRENRWRKRGIAITPMRYPLGYFGSIHALVSIYHTDGTVAITHGGIEMGQGMNTKVAQVAAYVLGIPMEKISIKPSANMTSPNAICTGGSMTSETVCFAVKKACEILLERMKPIREELKDSPWETVVETSHFKNVDLCATYMYKAEDLQAYIIWGLTCSEVEIDVLTGNVQLRRVDILEDTGESLSPGIDVGQVEGAFIMGVGYYLTEALVYDPQSGALLTNRTWTYKPPGAKDIPVDFRVRFLQKSSNATGVLRSKATGEPAMNMTVSVLCALRNAVLAARTDAGLPNDWVQLGAPSTPDQVYLMAGNSAEQYLLN; from the exons ATGGAGGTGATTTTCTCTATCAATGCGAAACCTTATCAAA TCAATTCGACGAGTGTGCCGGTTGATACGTCCTTGAATACTTTCATCCGCAACCATGCCCATCTCAGTGGCACCAAGTTCATGTGTCTTGAGGGAGGCTGCGGTGCTTGCGTCGTCAATCTGAGCGGAGCACATCCGGTCACCGGAGATGTCTTCTCCTATGCTGTCAACTCG TGCCTGTTTCCTGTTCTCGCCTGCCATGGCATGGACATTACCACCGTCGAGGGTATTGGTAACAAGCAGCGGGGCTACCATGCCACCCAAAAGCTGCTGGCCCACTTCAACGGTACCCAGTGTGGCTACTGCTCCCCTGGCATGGTCATGAACATGTACAGTCTGCTGGAAGCGAAGAAGGGAAAGGTCACCATGGAGGAGATCGAGAACTCTTTCGGTGGTAACATCTGCCGCTGTACCGGCTACCGCCCGATTCTGGACGCCTTCAAGGCGCTGGCCGTCGATGCTGATCCCAAGCTCACGGCAAAGTGCCAGGATATTGAGGATCTTACCAAGATCTGTCCCAAGACCGGATCGGCATGTGCTGGCAAGTGTGCCGCGGCAGGAAAAACTAACCCCAACAAAGGCCTCCATCTGAGCTTCGAGGAGCAAAAGGAGTGGCACAAGGTGTACAACGTGAGCGACATCTTTGCCATCTTCGAGAGCATTGGAGATAAGCCGTACACGCTCATTGGAGGTAACACTGCCCACGGTGTGTACCGTCGAAGCGACGCAATTCAAGTCTTCATCGATATCAACGCTGTCCAAGAGCTGCGGACCAGTTCCGTTGGAAGCTCTCTTACTGTTGGAGCTGGAACTTCGCTGACTGAGCTGATGGACCTGTTGACCAACacggcaaagcaaaacaacaatttcTCCTACTTCGAGCACATGGTTCGCCACATCGATTTGATTGCCAACGTGCCTGTCCGTAATACTGGAACCATCGCTGGTAACCTCAGCATCAAGAACCAACACAACGAGTTCCCATCCGACCTATACTTAATCTTGGAGGCTGCCAATGCGACACTGACGATCT TGGAGTCCCAAGGAAAGACATCTACCGTCCGACCGTCCGAGTATGTCACCATGAATATGAACAAAAAGCTGCTCCTCAATGTGATCCTTCCTCCGCTCTACCCATCCGTCTACGTTTATCGCACATTCAAGATCATGCCCCGTGCTCAGAACGCTCACGCATACGTCAACGGAGCCTTCCTGTTGAAGCTAGAGGGATCTGAGATTATCTCCAGCAACATTTGCTTCGGTGGAATTGATCCCCAGTTTACCCATGCAGTCAAGACGGAAGAGTTCCTCAAGGGTAAGAACCTTCTTACCAACGAAACGATCCAAGGTGCTCTCAAGACACTGGCCGCTGAGCTGAATCCCGACTGGGTGCTTCCGGATGCTGCTCCAGAGTATCGTAAAAATCTTGCCCTATCATTGTTCTACAAATTTGCCCTTAACATTGCTCCGGAACTGAATGCGTCCGTTAAAAATGAGTACAAGTCCGGTGGATCCGTTCTCGATCGGCCACTTTCGTCTGGCACGCAATCGTTCGACACGATTAAGGAGAACTGGCCGCTCACTAAGAACATACCGAAAATTGAAGGGCTGTTGCAAACTTCCGGCGAAGCGAAGTACGCGAACGATTTGCCCGTCTTTCCGAACGAGCTGTATGCGGCCTTCGTCCTAGGAACGAAGTCACAAACGACGATTGTCAACATTGATGCTTCGGCAGCGCTG AAACTACCGGGCGTTGTTGCCTTCTACTCGGCAAAGGACATCCCTGGGGCCAACAATTTCATGTACTTCAAAGGATTCATGGGACCTCACGATGAGGAAATTTTCTGTAGCGAGAAAATCATCTACCACGGCCAACCGGTTGGTCTGATTGTCGCTGAAACGTTCAGTCTGGCTAACCGTGCCACCAAACTGGTGAAAGTACAGTACGGAACAACGGCTGCCGTACGTTACCCGACCGTAAAGGATGTGTTGCGCGCTAAGGCCACTGAACGGTTGCACGATATGCCGTACAGTACGCTGGGCGAAGCGTTTGAAGCTGCACCCGAAGGTGCGATCAAGGTGAAGGGAACCTTTGAAATTGGTGGCCAGTACCATTACACGATGGAGACGCAGACCTGCGTCTGCATCCCGATCGAGGACGGTATGGACGTGTACTCCGCAACGCAGTGGATCGATTTCACGCAAATTGCCATTTCCAAGATGCTACAGGTGCCGGAGAACAGCCTCAACCTGTACGTCCGTCGCTTGGGCGGTGGTTACGGAAGCAAGGGTACAAGGGCCACCCTGATTGCATGTGCGGCGGCCCTCGCTGCCCACAAAACCCGCCGGCCGGTGCGTCTGGTGATGACGCTCGAGGCTAACATGGAAGCTATCGGTAAGCGGTACGGTGTCGTCTCTAACTACGAGGTGGACGTCCAAAAGGATGGCAAGATTACCAAGCTGCACAATGAGTACGTGCATGACTTTGGATCCTGTCTGAACGAGTCGATGGGCCACTGTGCCGAGTTTTTCCGCAACTGCTACGACAACAAGGCGTGGAAGACGGTCGCCAAGGGTGCCGTTACGGATTCGGCTAGTAACACCTGGTGCCGTGCACCGGGCACGACCGAGGGCATTGCCATGGTGGAAACCATCATGGAGCACGTCGCACACGCGACCGGGCTGGACCCGCTCGACGTACGCATGGCGAACATGCCGAAGGATTTGAAAATGTACGAGCTGATGCCGGAGTTCCGTGCCGACGTCAAGTACGATCTGCGCAAGAAGCAAATCGACCAGTTTAATCGTGAGAACCGCTGGAGAAAGCGTGGCATTGCCATCACGCCGATGCGCTACCCGCTCGGGTATTTCGGTTCGATCCATGCGCTGGTGTCGATCTACCATACGGACGGCACGGTCGCCATCACGCACGGTGGCATTGAGATGGGCCAGGGCATGAACACCAAGGTCGCCCAGGTCGCGGCCTATGTGCTGGGCATTCCGATGGAAAAGATTAGCATCAAACCGTCGGCCAACATGACGTCACCGAACGCTATCTGTACCGGTGGAAGCATGACCAGCGAAACCGTTTGCTTC GCGGTAAAGAAGGCATGTGAGATTTTGCTGGAGCGCATGAAACCGATCCGGGAGGAGCTGAAGGACTCACCCTGGGAAACGGTCGTGGAAACGAGCCACTTCAAGAACGTGGACCTGTGTGCGACCTACATGTACAAGGCGGAAGATCTGCAGGCCTACATCATCTGGGGTTTGACCTGCAGCGAGGTGGAGATCGACGTGCTGACCGGCAACGTACAGCTTCGTCGAGTTGACATTTTGGAGGATACGGGTGAAAGCTTGAGCCCCGGTATCGATGTTGGACAGGTGGAGGGTGCTTTCATTATGGGCGTTGGCTACTACTTGACCGAAGCGTTGGTCTACGATCCGCAGTCGGGTGCACTGCTAACGAACCGCACCTGGACGTACAAGCCGCCGGGCGCGAAGGACATTCCGGTAGACTTCCGCGTGCGCTTCCTGCAGAAGAGCTCCAACGCGACCGGTGTGCTCCGATCGAAGGCAACTGGTGAACCGGCCATGAATATGACCGTGTCCGTACTGTGCGCTTTGCGCAATGCAGTGCTCGCCGCACGTACCGATGCGGGGCTACCGAACGATTGGGTTCAGCTCGGTGCGCCATCCACGCCCGATCAGGTGTATCTGATGGCGGGCAACTCGGCGGAGCAGTATCTGCTGAACTAA